Proteins from one Penicillium digitatum chromosome 2, complete sequence genomic window:
- a CDS encoding Homeodomain-like has translation MSTRFPPSSGFNSRDRSPQRFGDRRPPVGPRGPDDGPAPFGRDPPRGPRALVDSPRGGHFGGRGRGYGRGDFRDRDRDPRDRDRDREFRDNRDGPPFRRDMDRDWVRRDRDFDPRDNRIGFGRGRSRSPTRDFRDIREPPGRDFDLARMRRNSRDSIISASSGGPEGPPPNGGHLHRGGMRGRGRGDWEGGRGRGRPPFLDDRDLFRRRSRSREPWRGRDRMMDRDRDRDMDRDRLLDRDRMMDRDRDRDPPRPRDRDRELDRDLDRRDRFDRREDWDNRRPDREDRDRPVDFWKRDRPPSRADSRAASGSTTSSHPPTAFGPGPGPALADRLSDHPQVDHNRKSSTIPSTAALESTRDFERNEPVAVRTGVVRSDAVRPDAPRVDAHRLGGVRPDARPDAPRLVAVRPDAAGLDVPGLDVPGLDAVRPDALRPDAMKNPGPIIWKSPPAAAPQVPAFGSVTAPITNASSIKDSPDHRTTLISTFPVERDRYEVSQRQPAQPPTGPKAERIEITQPLEPRSRLEGPREAGKQQVTSSRLCKPSISFPDVSPPTAPAAMTRPDSGTGPDEGFGVGRSNSLSSSPTFARIPPPAPRALSREPSMSPRMQSSGIPTGPRALQWKAPSPRGRKGSKQWVRPGYGRTPSIPNALPKQESIDESEGVSTANDATRSLVPPEIDEPESGEILPHELPRDPSPVSPSLSLPLRRSLSAVHTQTSDVNELSEQGGTGKPTLIPNFEGSSDEEDGENIIFTQEYLEERKQIFEKDMESLRAELPPLPLEDSAIVALLLQIQLLGMVANDQTVENPLEPLVERAFERPVDSLASVGDEESTDHPSTERVVSFASTLPEREPEPIAEILVPPEVPPDEVTVERLPFLRSGPPTPISDMDVYHDNIATQNRLKDTFSAELSKVQAEVFRKNALLRDEYVSHYKLWRMAIWELDRLKDKKSVTPGPASPPVSTVPTTPAHMPEGREGRRYKGNSELDFLNALKASEISAQEELERRRIKMATARPDLGREAIIPNMLEPQEVKARIYKDVNNTVECSRALDVFGFVPPPNDFTPEEHTIFTDAFMAHPKRWGKIAESLPGRNFQQCIVHYYLTKEEIKYKAKLNKRWSKRGKGTRKGPRPKSNALIADLGVVKPDFVGDDEPPAVTDTGRPRRAAAPTFGDSTEVESASVGRRGQLGKDGEPVERSSTRRGGRGGSTRGGRRVKTTTQPDSKAQVAMPQGNLPPIVPPAPLHPGSEMEVVPDHILEGYEARERERSEKESLPPIPRGRVGRGRAKEGLYVFESAEVEQPLATKQLETGYGSLQPTSYWSVPEQRDFPALLGHFGRDFEGISAWMKTKTTVMVKNFYQRRLDSGQKDFELILTDAEEKKARGEATGPLPVPSVAPKRRYEATPSSIIPRQLAPLGEPMPEVDETRFPKGKPVGLSPQPISLHGRPPSEKDRNIGRYQPLAQASAASPVPSTATLIEESTRAIRAQGGPSHRIQGPRLGYFTEDRRESSALPHATSLAQDLPMSSRHPGPMQPEMARMEPSSTQAYMPAQQPASLLSSTHSRHPSLTQTPGSPTQQLRPEVDVSSVHRDPFAQRPYYSLAGQHMGLAQSPRPGLSPVKDVPRPSATPAPDATRQVPAKRSNIMSILNDEPEEPQPRKRFASEHAPSAPGANTGINPRPVYQAGGPSRHEDTNMSNVPQKPSGYAQQTQYQPSSRGYSEYPGYGPSHGGSGTSANNDWMARFDPRAQQTPPQPQAQSLPPQQQQSGRQGSYSSYVATSSQSSLTNHPASSPAPTPPPKTTSQRSAYPNVFSQASSAQSSMPSGSRDMASQPASYRQGSPGPRSSMAYASRQDPPTPAQPSASLYGMHPRQSATPNPVQPHSYQQHVQTMVSGSHQPQSHRSTPANLPGASSQYGHNTPPPQSQAGRSIASLASISRSFTPPSNLHPSMSGGTMGSYVPPQSSASGSIPPLHQRPPGSLGDTVTTPTHHRVYSHGSVQGGLPPPSQPPR, from the exons ATGTCCACCCGATTCCCCCCATCATCCGGGTTCAATTCCCGTGACCGTTCTCCGCAGCGATTTGGAGACCGTCGCCCCCCGGTCGGTCCTCGTGGTCCTGACGACGGACCTGCACCATTTGGTCGAGATCCACCGCGTGGTCCTAGAGCTCTTGTTGATTCCCCTCGTGGTGGCCATTTTGGTGGCCGTGGCAGGGGTTATGGCCGTGGTGACTTTCGTGACCGTGACCGAGACCCACGAGACCGCGATCGAGATCGCGAATTTCGAGATAATCGCGATGGCCCGCCATTTCGCCGAGATATGGACCGTGACTGGGTTCGCCGTGACCGCGATTTCGATCCCCGAGACAATCGGATTGGTTTTGGCCGAGGCCGCTCAAGATCACCGACGCGCGACTTTCGAGATATAAGGGAGCCCCCGGGCCGGGATTTTGATCTGGCTCGGATGCGACGCAACTCAAGGGACAGTATCATATCCGCGTCTTCGGGAGGCCCAGAAGGCCCCCCTCCCAATGGTGGCCATCTACACCGAGGAGGCATGCGAGGGCGTGGCCGCGGAGATTGGGAAGGAGGCCGCGGTCGGGGTCGTCCGCCCTTCCTCGATGATCGTGATCTTTTCCGTCGCCGTAGTCGATCCCGTGAACCGTGGCGTGGACGTGATCGGATGATGGATCGCGATAGAGATCGAGACATGGACCGGGATCGTTTATTAGATCGCGATCGGATGATGGACCGAGATCGTGACCGAGATCCTCCACGTCCAAGAGATCGAGATCGAGAATTAGATCGGGACTTGGACCGTCGAGATCGATTTGACCGTCGTGAAGATTGGGACAATCGACGACCTGATCGCGAGGACCGTGATCGCCCCGTGGACTTTTGGAAACGAGACCGCCCCCCAAGTCGTGCAGATAGCCGCGCAGCCAGCGGCTCAACCACTTCCTCACACCCCCCCACAGCATTCGGCCCTGGACCTGGGCCAGCCCTAGCAGATCGCCTGTCTGACCATCCTCAAGTGGATCATAATCGGAAATCTTCAACCATTCCCAGCACTGCGGCTCTGGAATCCACGCGAGATTTCGAGCGAAACGAACCTGTCGCGGTTCGAACTGGCGTTGTTCGCTCTGATGCTGTTCGCCCTGATGCTCCTCGAGTAGATGCTCATCGCCTGGGTGGTGTTCGCCCTGATGCTCGACCAGATGCTCCTCGGCTGGTTGCTGTTCGCCCGGATGCTGCTGGGCTTGATGTTCCTGGGCTTGATGTTCCTGGGCTTGATGCTGTCCGACCGGATGCTCTTCGCCCGGACGCTATGAAGAACCCTGGACCTATTATTTGGAAATCACCGCCTGCAGCCGCCCCCCAGGTGCCCGCCTTTGGCTCGGTGACTGCCCCCATCACGAATGCTTCCTCAATTAAAGACTCACCAGACCACCGCACCACGCTCATTTCTACATTCCCCGTAGAGAGAGATCGCTATGAAGTCTCGCAACGACAACCAGCCCAACCTCCCACAGGACCCAAGGCAGAAAGGATTGAGATTACACAGCCCCTTGAGCCTCGCAGCCGCCTCGAAGGACCCCGGGAGGCGGGAAAGCAGCAAGTCACGTCCTCTCGGCTCTGTAAACCGTCTATCAGTTTCCCTGATGTATCACCACCCACCGCTCCAGCTGCTATGACTCGACCAGATTCGGGGACAGGACCCGACGAAGGGTTTGGGGTCGGGAGGTCGAACTCGCTTAGCTCTTCCCCTACTTTTGCACGAATTCCACCGCCTGCCCCACGCGCATTATCTCGTGAGCCCTCAATGTCGCCTCGAATGCAATCGTCTGGTATTCCAACCGGCCCTCGAGCATTGCAATGGAAGGCTCCCTCCCCCCGTGGCCGTAAAGGCAGCAAGCAATGGGTGCGACCTGGCTATGGCCGAACACCTTCTATTCCTAATGCGCTACCAAAACAAGAGTCTATTGATGAGAGCGAAGGTGTTTCCACTGCCAATGACGCCACGCGGTCTCTAGTACCACCTGAAATAGACGAGCCTGAGAGTGGCGAGATTCTGCCCCATGAACTTCCAAGGGATCCCTCACCTGTTTCCCCGTCATTGAGCCTCCCACTCCGGCGTAGTTTGTCTGCCGTCCACACTCAAACAAGCGATGTTAATGAACTCTCTGAGCAAGGCGGCACTGGTAAACCCACCTTAATACCGAACTTTGAAGGTTCAAGTGACGAGGAAGACGGAGAGAACATTATTTTCACCCAGGAGTATcttgaagaaagaaagcaGATCTTTGAAAAGGACATGGAGTCACTCCGAGCAGAGTTGCCTCCATTACCTTTGGAAGATTCGGCCATCGTCGCTCTTTTACTTCAAATCCAGCTACTTGGCATGGTAGCTAACGATCAGACAGTTGAAAATCCCCTTGAACCACTTGTTGAACGAGCGTTTGAACGGCCAGTGGATTCTTTGGCTTCGGTAGGGGATGAAGAGTCAACCGATCATCCAAGCACTGAACGAGTGGTCTCTTTTGCCTCCACACTACCCGAGCGCGAACCAGAGCCAATCGCAGAAATTCTCGTCCCCCCTGAGGTACCTCCTGATGAGGTTACTGTCGAACGTCTTCCGTTCTTGCGCTCAGGTCCTCCAACACCTATTTCAGACATGGATGTATACCATGATAACATTGCAACCCAAAATCGTCTTAAAGACACGTTCAGCGCAGAACTTTCAAAGGTGCAAGCGGAAGTTTTCAGGAAGAACGCACTCCTTAGGGACGAGTACGTGTCTCATTATAAGCTCTGGCGAATGGCTATTTGGGAGCTCGATCGCTTGAAGGACAAAAAGTCCGTGACCCCTGGTCCAGCTTCTCCTCCAGTGTCTACGGTTCCAACTACCCCGGCGCACATGCCAGAAGGCCGTGAAGGTCGTCGGTACAAAGGAAACAGCGAGCTCGATTTTCTCAATGCTTTGAAGGCTTCGGAAATCTCTGCCCAAGAAGAGCTTGAACGCCGCCGCATCAAGATGGCTACTGCTCGGCCCGACTTGGGCCGAGAAGCGATCATTCCCAATATGCTTGAGCCGCAGGAGGTAAAGGCTCGCATCTACAAAGATGTGAACAACACCGTTGAGTGCAGTAGGGCTTTGGATGTTTTCGGCTTCGTACCGCCCCCTAATGACTTCACCCCGGAGGAGCATACAATCTTTACGGATGCCTTCATGGCCCATCCGAAACGCTGGGGTAAAATTGCTGAATCTTTGCCCGGCCGAAATTTCCAGCAGTGCATAGTACACTATTATCTCACCAAGGAGGAGATTAAGTATAAGGCCAAGCTTAACAAACGCTGGAGTAAGCGGGGCAAGGGGACTCGAAAAGGTCCGCGGCCCAAGTCCAATGCCCTCATCGCAGACTTGGGTGTGGTGAAACCTGACTTTGTTGGCGACGATGAGCCACCAGCTGTTACAGACACCGGTCGTCCACGACGTGCGGCTGCGCCCACCTTTGGCGATTCCACCGAGGTAGAGAGCGCGTCAGTTGGCCGCCGGGGCCAGCTTGGCAAGGACGGCGAACCAGTGGAAAGATCTTCGACTCGGCGCGGCGGACGGGGCGGAAGTACTCGCGGTGGACGGCGCGTGAAGACCACTACTCAACCGGACTCGAAGGCTCAGGTCGCTATGCCACAAGGAAATCTGCCCCCGATTGTACCGCCTGCCCCACTTCATCCTGGAAGCGAGATGGAAGTGGTCCCAGATCACATCTTGGAAGGGTATGAAGCCAGAGAACGAGAGCGTTCCGAAAAAGAATCCTTGCCGCCAATTCCGCGAGGCAGAGTGGGACGCGGGCGAGCGAAAGAAGGACTTTATGTCTTTGAGTCTGCTGAAGTTGAACAGCCTCTGGCAACCAAACAGCTTGAGACGGGGTATGGCTCCTTGCAACCAACGAGTTACTGGTCTGTACCGGAGCAGCGCGACTTTCCAGCCTTGCTGGGACATTTTGGTCGTGATTTCGAGGGTATTTCGGCTTGGATGAAGACCAAGACAACGGTGATG GTTAAGAACTTCTATCAACGCCGCCTGGACTCAGGCCAGAAAGACTTTGAGTTGATTCTAACAGACGcagaggagaagaaggctcGGGGCGAGGCCACAGGGCCGCTTCCTGTTCCAAGTGTTGCGCCAAAGCGACGATACGAGGCAACTCCGTCTTCTATCATCCCTCGCCAACTTGCTCCCCTTGGGGAGCCTATGCCTGAGGTTGATGAAACACGATTCCCTAAAGGCAAACCTGTCGGTCTCTCGCCGCAGCCCATATCCCTGCATGGACGACCTCCGTCCGAGAAGGATCGGAATATCGGTCGCTACCAGCCACTCGCGCAAGCTTCCGCTGCTTCACCAGTACCCTCTACTGCAACTCTAATTGAAGAGTCCACTCGGGCCATACGCGCCCAAGGAGGACCGTCCCACCGCATTCAGGGTCCACGCCTTGGTTATTTTACAGAGGATAGACGAGAATCTTCGGCATTGCCCCATGCAACTTCTCTTGCGCAAGATCTACCGATGTCTTCGCGCCATCCTGGCCCCATGCAACCGGAAATGGCACGAATGGAACCATCATCTACACAGGCCTATATGCCTGCACAGCAGCCAGCTTCTCTCCTTTCATCGACCCACTCACGTCATCCCAGCCTTACACAAACCCCCGGCTCGCCAACCCAGCAGCTTAGACCAGAAGTCGACGTCTCGTCTGTTCATCGTGATCCCTTCGCTCAAAGACCCTATTACTCGCTCGCAGGTCAACACATGGGTCTAGCTCAATCGCCTCGCCCTGGGTTGTCGCCAGTAAAGGATGTCCCTCGCCCGAGTGCCACTCCGGCCCCCGACGCAACTCGTCAGGTGCCTGCAAAACGGTCTAACATCATGAGCATACTCAATGATGAACCTGAAGAGCCCCAGCCGCGCAAACGATTTGCCAGCGAGCATGCTCCATCTGCCCCCGGCGCAAACACAGGCATAAACCCAAGGCCCGTGTACCAGGCCGGCGGACCCTCTCGCCACGAAGACACTAATATGTCAAATGTGCCGCAAAAGCCTTCCGGTTATGCCCAGCAAACCCAATACCAGCCATCGTCTCGCGGCTACTCTGAGTATCCTGGCTATGGACCTTCTCATGGTGGCTCTGGCACGTCGGCAAACAATGACTGGATGGCACGGTTTGATCCACGTGCGCAACAAACTCCGCCCCAGCCTCAAGCCCAATCGTTGCCAccacagcagcagcaaagCGGCCGCCAGGGTTCATATTCATCTTACGTGGCAACCTCGAGCCAATCTTCCTTGACGAATCATCCTGCGTCCTCCCCAGCGCCGACTCCACCGCCAAAAACTACCTCTCAGCGATCAGCTTATCCCAATGTTTTCTCCCAAGCCTCCTCTGCTCAATCATCTATGCCTTCTGGCTCCCGAGATATGGCCTCGCAACCGGCTTCCTATCGACAAGGGTCACCTGGCCCGCGTTCTAGCATGGCATATGCATCACGACAAGATCCACCAACGCCGGCGCAGCCTTCAGCTAGCCTGTATGGCATGCATCCGCGTCAGTCCGCAACGCCAAATCCAGTACAGCCACATAGCTATCAACAACATGTGCAAACAATGGTCAGTGGATCGCATCAGCCGCAATCCCACCGCTCAACGCCTGCCAACCTACCTGGTGCTTCTTCACAATACGGGCACAACACCCCTCCTCCCCAGTCCCAGGCTGGCCGGTCAATAGCATCGCTGGCGAGCATCAGTCGCTCATTCACTCCTCCATCGAATCTACATCCCTCTATGAGCGGAGGCACCATGGGTAGCTATGTCCCCCCTCAGTCATCCGCGTCTGGGTCGATACCGCCGCTCCACCAACGACCTCCAGGATCGCTGGGTGACACTGTCACCACGCCAACACATCACCGTGTCTACAGCCATGGGTCGGTTCAAGGCGGACTACCGCCGCCTTCGCAACCTCCTCGCTAG